A portion of the Mycoplasma sp. (ex Biomphalaria glabrata) genome contains these proteins:
- a CDS encoding phosphatidylglycerol lysyltransferase domain-containing protein translates to MNLRPLNYESLKEILNEVKKRNDLLHSKWTTIIYFFYNHLKNYENFYYQDDEKFFLVFVSHENRKIKHLNLIDDKPQIEIIAQIMEDMKIKDYKIIFLHRIHNIIATLKNNNLLKNLTVYNSFVYIYLTEKLIGFPGKSMQKKRNLYNNFLHNFADKIEIIDIKNANKQELVNYVENWRTAKIEHSVDHEEKYGLYHECYTTQQILLNWEKHDYSGIVWKYENKVQGIIFGNVTDKNNELVEMMVSKTSIEFKGAYQYMLSEVLRRNFPNIKYVSLGDDECNPSLRKNKLSYHPAYIVDKWDIICELA, encoded by the coding sequence ATGAACTTACGTCCACTTAATTATGAATCATTAAAAGAAATTTTAAACGAAGTAAAAAAAAGAAATGATTTACTGCATTCTAAGTGAACAACAATTATTTATTTTTTTTATAATCACTTAAAAAATTACGAAAATTTTTATTATCAAGATGATGAAAAGTTTTTTTTAGTTTTTGTAAGTCATGAAAACAGAAAGATAAAGCATTTAAATTTAATTGACGATAAACCACAAATTGAAATAATTGCTCAAATAATGGAAGATATGAAAATAAAAGATTACAAAATAATTTTCCTACATCGCATTCACAACATTATAGCAACTTTAAAAAATAATAATCTCTTAAAAAATTTAACTGTTTACAATTCTTTTGTTTATATATATTTAACAGAAAAATTGATCGGGTTTCCTGGTAAATCAATGCAAAAGAAACGCAATTTATATAACAATTTTCTTCATAATTTTGCTGATAAAATTGAGATTATTGATATTAAAAATGCTAACAAACAAGAACTAGTTAACTATGTTGAAAATTGACGAACTGCTAAAATTGAACATAGTGTTGATCATGAAGAAAAGTATGGTTTGTATCATGAATGCTATACGACTCAACAAATTCTTTTAAATTGAGAAAAACACGATTATAGCGGAATTGTTTGAAAGTATGAGAATAAAGTCCAAGGAATTATTTTTGGGAACGTCACAGATAAAAATAATGAATTAGTGGAAATGATGGTTTCAAAGACTTCTATTGAATTTAAAGGTGCTTATCAATATATGTTATCTGAAGTTTTGAGAAGGAATTTTCCTAACATCAAATACGTTTCTCTTGGTGATGATGAGTGTAATCCAAGTTTAAGAAAAAACAAATTGTCATATCACCCAGCTTACATTGTTGATAAATGAGATATTATATGCGAATTAGCTTAG